The following are encoded in a window of Francisella tularensis subsp. tularensis genomic DNA:
- the galE gene encoding UDP-glucose 4-epimerase GalE, protein MNKKILVTGGVGYIGSHTVVELLDRDYQVVVVDNLSNSKVSVIDRVKKITNKDFDFYQLDLLGKAKLTKVFQEHDIYAVIHFAGFKAVGESVEKPLEYYHNNIQGTLNLLELMQEYKVYNFVFSSSATVYGMNNKPPFTEDMPLSTTNPYGATKLMLEDILRDLQNANNNFNITCLRYFNPVGAHSSGMIGEDPQGIPNNLMPYVAQVGAGKLAKLSIFGGDYETIDGTGVRDYIHVVDLAIGHILALEKLSQDKPSWRAYNLGSGNGYSVLEIVKAYQKALGKEIPYQIVARRAGDIAASFADVAKAKRELGFETQKTIDDICDDMLKWQKYAKENNI, encoded by the coding sequence ATGAATAAAAAAATCTTAGTAACAGGTGGTGTAGGCTATATAGGTAGTCATACAGTGGTAGAACTTCTTGATAGAGATTATCAAGTTGTGGTGGTAGATAATCTTTCAAATAGCAAAGTATCTGTAATAGACAGGGTTAAAAAAATCACAAATAAAGATTTTGATTTTTATCAGCTAGACCTTTTAGGTAAAGCTAAGCTAACAAAAGTTTTTCAAGAGCATGATATTTATGCTGTAATTCATTTTGCTGGCTTTAAAGCTGTAGGTGAGAGTGTTGAAAAACCGTTAGAGTATTATCATAACAATATCCAAGGTACACTAAACTTACTTGAGCTAATGCAAGAGTATAAAGTTTATAATTTTGTCTTTAGTTCATCAGCGACTGTATATGGGATGAATAATAAACCACCCTTTACAGAAGATATGCCTCTAAGTACAACTAACCCATACGGTGCAACTAAGCTAATGTTAGAAGACATTTTGCGAGATTTGCAAAATGCTAATAATAATTTTAATATTACATGTCTTAGATATTTTAATCCAGTCGGAGCCCATAGTAGTGGGATGATAGGAGAGGATCCACAGGGTATACCTAATAACCTCATGCCTTATGTCGCGCAAGTAGGTGCTGGTAAACTAGCTAAACTTAGTATCTTTGGTGGTGACTATGAGACTATAGATGGTACGGGAGTGAGAGACTATATACATGTTGTAGATTTAGCAATAGGTCATATATTAGCGTTAGAAAAATTATCACAAGATAAGCCTAGCTGGAGAGCTTATAATCTTGGTTCTGGAAATGGCTATTCTGTATTAGAGATTGTCAAAGCTTATCAAAAAGCCCTAGGTAAAGAGATTCCATATCAGATAGTAGCTAGGAGAGCCGGTGATATTGCAGCGAGTTTTGCTGATGTTGCCAAGGCTAAAAGAGAGTTGGGTTTTGAGACACAAAAGACTATAGATGATATTTGTGATGATATGCTTAAATGGCAAAAGTACGCAAAAGAGAATAATATCTAG
- a CDS encoding glycosyltransferase family 4 protein — MKILHVFKSFYPYTYGGIEKFIHELSIATAKKYNVEIHILAMGKENQTIDKDFYTLHFAKTNLNIASTTFSFSAIKKFKELAKQVDIIHYHFPYPYADLLQTICRLKKPYIVTYHSDIIKQKRLMMLYKPLMKRFLNGAKYILPTSPNYLETSETLREIKVPKKVIPMSLNKSDYNIDEENYKYWQQKLNFRDTRLREYDNSIVITNSDPESPLYNQNYSHWKNNIGFEKFFIYIGALRYYKGLDVLIDAMQGQDYPLVIVSDGNQKELLEQKVKQNNLQNVKFVGALDDKDKISLLKLSYALVLPSNIRTEAFGLVLLEASMFAKPMITCEIGTGTTFVNINKQTGLVAKPNDSQDLAKKLKELWQDEQKAQEYGANAKARFDDIFSLDKMVVSYKSVYDEVIDSGVK, encoded by the coding sequence ATGAAAATCTTACATGTGTTTAAGTCATTTTATCCATATACTTATGGTGGTATAGAGAAGTTTATACATGAGCTATCGATTGCTACGGCTAAAAAGTATAACGTTGAGATACATATACTCGCGATGGGTAAAGAAAATCAAACTATAGATAAAGATTTTTACACATTACATTTTGCTAAAACAAATTTAAATATTGCATCAACTACTTTCTCATTTTCAGCGATTAAAAAATTCAAAGAATTAGCTAAGCAAGTCGATATTATTCATTATCACTTTCCATATCCATATGCTGATTTATTACAGACTATTTGTAGATTAAAAAAGCCGTACATAGTTACTTATCATTCAGATATTATCAAGCAAAAAAGATTGATGATGTTATATAAACCTTTGATGAAAAGATTTCTTAATGGTGCAAAGTATATATTGCCAACATCACCAAACTATCTTGAGACTAGTGAGACTCTTAGAGAAATAAAAGTACCTAAAAAAGTTATTCCAATGAGTTTAAATAAATCAGATTATAATATTGATGAGGAAAACTATAAGTATTGGCAGCAAAAACTAAACTTTAGAGATACCCGCCTTCGCGAATATGACAACTCTATCGTAATTACTAATTCCGATCCGGAATCTCCTCTTTATAATCAAAATTATTCACATTGGAAAAATAATATTGGTTTTGAAAAATTCTTTATTTATATAGGCGCTCTGAGATATTACAAGGGCTTAGATGTCTTGATCGATGCAATGCAAGGGCAAGATTATCCACTTGTTATAGTTAGTGATGGCAATCAAAAGGAGTTGCTTGAGCAAAAAGTTAAGCAAAATAATCTACAAAATGTAAAATTTGTCGGTGCTTTAGATGATAAAGATAAAATATCATTACTAAAATTAAGTTATGCTTTGGTGTTACCTTCGAATATAAGAACGGAAGCTTTTGGGTTAGTTTTACTTGAAGCAAGTATGTTTGCTAAACCAATGATAACTTGTGAGATCGGCACAGGTACAACTTTTGTGAATATTAACAAACAAACTGGATTAGTAGCCAAGCCAAATGATAGTCAAGATTTAGCTAAAAAGCTCAAAGAGCTTTGGCAAGATGAACAAAAAGCTCAAGAGTATGGAGCTAATGCTAAAGCTAGATTTGATGATATCTTTAGTCTAGATAAGATGGTTGTCAGTTATAAATCAGTTTATGATGAAGTGATAGATAGTGGTGTTAAATGA
- a CDS encoding ABC transporter ATP-binding protein, translating into MKQFFKYFIGILDTTQKKRFFLYLVLLFLGSTSSMLGVGAVIPFVNALINPKYFDNIVILRSFSNFQIILISIVLLILAFWIKNIIGVILFWFQTKFLNSIVLDIQKKLFRLYILMDYESHLTRSTPTLIRNINSETNQLSSGIINPLGILMTDLFSCVFIVALLLYINFLFSFFTLLILGVSLFIFMLKIKGILDKYGKQRAEAWKSMTQTTMNGLSGIKEIKLYNKEKVFMSEFDEKAAMLNRSMQFNQIFQILPRFFIEAIAITFVLVTLLVLIVFSESINSIFILLSVFGVAATQLLPALNRIMQAITNIKYSIPALKVIYEELSKYQNYSDSIENSHQLDISFEKNIRLENISYSYPDGTQALKNISLTIEKGKKTAFIGPSGSGKSTLVDLLMGFYTAQSGSIYIDDKQINNTWIVQRLFAYIPQQIILYDTSIKQNIAFGEPKTLIDEAKVWKCLKMAQLDDFVSKLNKGLDTFVGENGVRLSGGQRQRLGIARALYQNPQILVMDEATSALDNEIEKEVTNVIKELKDITIITIAHRLSTIEGYDMVYSLNN; encoded by the coding sequence ATGAAGCAATTTTTTAAGTATTTCATTGGTATTTTAGATACTACTCAGAAAAAAAGGTTTTTTTTATACCTTGTTCTATTATTTTTAGGTTCTACATCTTCTATGCTAGGTGTTGGAGCTGTTATCCCTTTTGTAAATGCACTAATTAACCCAAAGTATTTTGATAATATTGTTATTTTAAGAAGTTTTAGCAATTTTCAAATAATACTTATAAGTATAGTTTTATTGATTTTAGCTTTTTGGATAAAAAATATAATCGGAGTTATTCTGTTTTGGTTTCAAACTAAATTTTTAAACTCTATAGTTCTTGATATTCAGAAAAAACTTTTTAGGCTATATATACTGATGGATTATGAATCTCATTTAACAAGAAGTACACCGACACTTATCCGTAATATAAATTCAGAAACTAATCAGTTGTCTAGTGGAATTATAAATCCATTAGGTATACTAATGACTGATTTATTTTCATGTGTTTTTATTGTAGCTTTACTACTATATATAAATTTCTTATTTAGTTTTTTTACTTTGCTTATTTTGGGAGTTTCTTTATTCATCTTTATGCTAAAAATAAAAGGAATTTTAGATAAATATGGTAAGCAAAGAGCAGAAGCTTGGAAGAGTATGACTCAGACAACTATGAATGGCTTATCAGGTATAAAAGAAATAAAACTCTATAATAAAGAAAAAGTATTTATGAGTGAGTTTGATGAAAAGGCGGCGATGCTTAATAGGTCAATGCAATTTAATCAAATATTTCAAATTTTACCAAGATTTTTTATAGAGGCTATAGCTATTACGTTTGTTTTGGTTACTTTGTTAGTTCTAATAGTCTTTAGTGAATCGATAAACTCAATTTTTATATTATTATCAGTTTTTGGGGTTGCTGCAACTCAGCTTTTACCAGCACTTAATAGAATTATGCAAGCGATTACAAATATTAAATATTCTATTCCGGCATTAAAAGTAATATATGAAGAGCTAAGTAAGTACCAAAACTATTCAGATAGTATAGAAAATAGTCACCAGCTAGATATAAGTTTTGAAAAAAATATCCGCTTAGAGAATATTAGTTATAGTTATCCAGATGGTACTCAAGCTCTAAAAAATATTTCTTTAACTATAGAAAAGGGTAAAAAAACAGCTTTTATAGGTCCTTCAGGTTCTGGTAAAAGTACCTTAGTTGATTTGTTAATGGGCTTCTATACGGCACAGAGTGGTAGTATTTATATAGATGATAAGCAAATTAATAATACTTGGATAGTACAAAGACTATTTGCATATATTCCGCAACAAATTATACTTTATGATACATCTATCAAGCAAAATATTGCTTTTGGTGAGCCAAAGACACTCATTGATGAGGCTAAGGTTTGGAAATGTCTTAAAATGGCGCAACTTGATGATTTCGTTAGTAAGTTAAACAAAGGGTTAGATACTTTTGTTGGAGAGAATGGTGTTAGACTATCGGGTGGTCAACGCCAAAGGCTTGGTATAGCTAGAGCATTGTATCAAAATCCACAAATATTAGTTATGGATGAAGCAACATCGGCTCTAGATAATGAAATTGAAAAAGAAGTCACAAATGTGATAAAAGAATTAAAAGATATAACCATAATAACAATAGCACATAGACTTTCTACTATAGAAGGATATGATATGGTTTATAGTTTAAATAATTAG
- a CDS encoding HAD-IB family phosphatase: MVKSIKDDCYDFDNNIVFVFDLDGTLTKNETLPVIARYFGIEDEISKLTAETVKGNIPFIESFIKRVNILKDFSISEINNLLRGVDLFSKIVDFIKLYKSNCYIATGNFDGWVSGLIEKIGCKYFASEGFVKDDQLLSLKLILNKKKVVEMLQASGKKVVFIGDGNNDAEAMRVADISIACGLVHYPSKSIMNFADYAIFEEEALCRLLKQIHILKSLGKSIILSCAGIGSRLGLGKTKALIEINSKSLIDYQLSNFKNIEDIRIVIGYQANEVISAALSIRKDIIFVFNHDYFHTKTGASFYLGARHANEYLIAWDGDLLVHPEDIGKCLNYDGEYIGCSDIVSDEPVYVIVNENNECIAFSRDNGDFEWVGPACFKKEKLRFVTNNVYNLFESELPIPILRVRARDIDTYDDYIRAKNFVGEWSNE; encoded by the coding sequence GTGGTGAAGTCGATAAAGGATGATTGCTATGACTTTGATAATAATATAGTGTTTGTTTTTGATTTAGATGGAACTCTTACAAAAAATGAAACGTTACCAGTTATTGCCAGATATTTTGGTATTGAAGATGAAATAAGTAAGCTAACAGCAGAAACAGTAAAAGGTAATATACCTTTTATAGAAAGTTTTATTAAGAGAGTTAATATATTAAAAGACTTTTCTATTAGTGAAATAAATAATTTACTAAGAGGAGTTGACCTGTTTAGTAAAATTGTTGATTTCATAAAATTGTATAAAAGTAACTGTTATATTGCTACAGGTAATTTTGATGGTTGGGTTTCCGGCCTTATTGAAAAAATAGGTTGTAAATACTTTGCATCAGAAGGTTTTGTAAAGGATGATCAACTTTTAAGTTTAAAGTTGATTTTAAATAAGAAAAAAGTAGTGGAAATGCTACAAGCATCAGGAAAAAAAGTTGTGTTTATAGGCGATGGTAATAATGATGCAGAGGCTATGAGAGTTGCAGATATATCTATAGCTTGTGGGCTAGTTCACTATCCATCTAAGAGTATAATGAATTTTGCGGACTATGCTATTTTTGAGGAAGAAGCATTATGTAGACTTTTAAAACAGATACACATTCTAAAATCGTTAGGTAAGTCAATTATTTTAAGTTGCGCAGGTATTGGATCAAGATTAGGGCTTGGTAAAACAAAGGCATTAATCGAAATTAACTCTAAATCACTAATCGATTACCAGCTTAGTAATTTTAAAAATATCGAAGATATTCGAATAGTTATAGGTTACCAAGCTAATGAAGTTATCAGTGCAGCTTTATCTATACGTAAAGATATTATTTTTGTATTTAATCATGATTATTTTCATACTAAGACAGGTGCTAGTTTTTATTTAGGTGCTAGACATGCAAATGAATATCTCATAGCATGGGATGGCGACTTGTTAGTACATCCTGAAGATATAGGCAAATGTTTAAACTATGATGGAGAGTATATTGGGTGTTCTGATATTGTAAGTGATGAACCTGTTTATGTTATCGTAAATGAAAATAATGAATGCATTGCCTTTTCGAGAGATAATGGCGACTTTGAATGGGTTGGTCCAGCGTGCTTTAAGAAAGAAAAATTAAGATTTGTAACTAATAACGTTTATAATTTATTCGAAAGCGAGCTTCCTATACCTATTTTAAGAGTTCGTGCTAGAGATATTGATACATATGATGATTACATACGTGCTAAGAACTTTGTGGGAGAATGGTCTAATGAATAA
- a CDS encoding class I SAM-dependent methyltransferase, which yields MNKKIEAYYDILSRKIKSPYETRNKSKDFSQYDIFLVKKLADRSKNLLDLGSGTGLLINSIHNCFKKIVAVEKYKEFSDFIIRKPNIDIINEDITNFKTHEKFDIITTFGVMNFFNAQEAKYVYKKVLSMMHTNGVLIIKNQFGLNDNVVIDGYSEELKSNYYSEYRYIDGEINLLQKIGFNSIEKIDIYPKEYNRWSNTHFYALVCKR from the coding sequence ATGAATAAAAAAATAGAAGCATATTATGATATCTTATCAAGGAAAATCAAATCTCCATATGAAACAAGAAATAAATCTAAAGATTTTTCTCAATATGATATTTTTTTAGTAAAAAAGCTAGCAGATAGGTCAAAAAATTTATTAGATCTTGGATCTGGGACAGGATTGTTGATTAATAGTATTCATAACTGCTTCAAAAAAATAGTTGCTGTTGAGAAGTATAAAGAGTTTTCAGATTTTATAATTAGAAAACCAAATATAGATATTATTAACGAAGATATTACCAATTTTAAAACACATGAAAAATTTGATATTATTACTACTTTTGGAGTTATGAATTTTTTTAATGCGCAAGAAGCCAAATATGTTTATAAAAAAGTTTTATCTATGATGCATACTAATGGAGTACTAATTATAAAAAACCAATTTGGTCTAAACGATAATGTGGTTATAGATGGATATTCTGAAGAACTTAAATCAAACTATTATTCAGAATATAGATATATTGATGGAGAAATAAATTTACTACAGAAAATTGGTTTTAATAGTATTGAAAAAATTGATATTTATCCAAAAGAGTATAATCGATGGTCAAATACTCATTTTTATGCTTTAGTATGTAAGAGGTGA
- a CDS encoding LicD family protein produces MSLIRKIKLSLRNIIHTILENKRNKFLKRNGLEVLKYTTNLLRDENIKHWIDGGTLLGIIRDKDFIVRDTDIDIGILIDRPDFLYEVLEKNNYHIVYYYVDQNNKKFLIRAEIYNVGIDFEIFFETKEFYYYDSPRQLTKLASRKKDNQYSRLRFKFDKSCINNLSYYQFNDINLPIPSDLEKYFSVYYKSWNIPVNKKKYLKGYFHVDISNYKHHNNTVIYIKDDFCYFIKVAPSLINLKILELLRYFINRK; encoded by the coding sequence TTGTCTTTAATTCGTAAAATAAAATTATCTCTTCGTAATATTATTCATACAATATTAGAAAATAAAAGAAATAAGTTTTTGAAACGTAACGGCTTAGAAGTTTTAAAGTACACCACCAATCTTTTGCGTGATGAAAATATAAAGCATTGGATCGATGGAGGAACTCTTTTGGGTATAATTAGAGATAAGGATTTCATTGTTAGAGATACAGATATTGATATTGGTATTTTAATTGATAGACCAGACTTTTTGTATGAGGTATTAGAAAAAAATAATTATCATATTGTTTATTATTATGTCGATCAAAATAATAAGAAATTTTTAATTAGAGCAGAAATATATAATGTAGGTATTGATTTTGAAATATTTTTTGAAACAAAAGAATTTTATTATTATGATTCACCAAGACAGCTTACAAAGTTAGCTAGTCGTAAAAAAGATAATCAGTACTCAAGATTAAGGTTTAAGTTTGATAAAAGTTGTATAAATAATCTATCGTATTATCAGTTTAATGATATTAACCTACCTATACCATCTGATTTAGAGAAATATTTTAGTGTTTATTATAAATCATGGAATATACCAGTAAATAAGAAGAAGTATTTAAAAGGATATTTTCACGTAGATATTAGTAATTATAAACATCATAATAATACTGTTATATATATCAAAGATGATTTTTGTTATTTTATCAAAGTTGCACCTAGTTTAATTAACTTGAAAATTTTAGAATTGCTTAGGTATTTTATAAATAGGAAATAA
- a CDS encoding glycosyltransferase family 2 protein, whose translation MKYCELITLVIPIYNIENYLGRCLDSVINQTYKDLEIILVNDASTDNSLEICESYAKEDSRIKIINKNNGGLSSARNVGLDACKGDYVTFIDSDDWVSLDYIEILYKNIIDNNADISIINAIKVKSQNNDFTLKEQKNLLHTYFSSIEFALDNTLPVMACAKLYKTKLFENLRFTNSIVFEDEDIMYRLLYHANKIVCTDYIGYFYFQRPTSITSSKKKRQNIIKSSDSLIFVLTKKEQFLKGKTTIPYRFYIDSAGLLSRYYAKSFLYPFDKEMIKQRKKIKLFINKLLQNTKSIETFRYKIKRNFIKYFVFFFLFKD comes from the coding sequence ATGAAATATTGTGAGCTTATAACTTTAGTTATTCCTATATATAATATAGAAAACTATTTAGGTAGATGTTTAGATTCAGTTATTAATCAGACATATAAAGATCTAGAGATTATATTGGTAAATGATGCCTCTACTGATAACTCTCTGGAAATATGTGAGAGTTATGCAAAAGAAGATAGCCGTATAAAAATAATTAATAAAAATAATGGTGGATTATCTAGTGCAAGAAATGTGGGTTTAGATGCTTGCAAAGGTGATTATGTAACATTCATAGATAGTGATGATTGGGTAAGTTTAGATTATATTGAGATTTTATATAAAAATATTATTGATAATAATGCAGATATTTCTATTATTAACGCAATTAAAGTAAAATCGCAAAATAATGATTTTACTTTAAAAGAGCAAAAAAACTTATTACATACTTATTTTAGTTCTATAGAATTTGCTTTGGATAATACTCTACCAGTAATGGCTTGTGCAAAGCTTTATAAAACAAAATTATTTGAAAATCTTAGGTTTACTAATAGTATTGTTTTCGAAGATGAAGATATTATGTATAGATTACTCTATCATGCTAATAAAATCGTATGTACTGATTATATTGGGTATTTTTATTTTCAAAGACCGACAAGCATAACTTCTAGTAAGAAAAAAAGGCAGAACATTATAAAATCATCAGATAGTCTAATTTTTGTTTTAACTAAAAAGGAACAGTTTTTAAAGGGTAAAACTACTATTCCCTACAGATTTTATATTGATTCAGCAGGGTTATTAAGTAGATATTATGCAAAGAGTTTTTTATATCCTTTTGATAAAGAAATGATAAAACAAAGAAAGAAAATAAAACTGTTTATAAATAAACTTTTACAAAATACTAAAAGCATCGAAACTTTTCGCTATAAAATAAAAAGGAATTTTATAAAATATTTTGTGTTTTTCTTCTTATTTAAAGATTAA
- a CDS encoding glycosyltransferase family 2 protein: MYNLNYKQLISIIIPIYNTQQYLSRCLESVINQTYKNLEIILINDGSTDNSLSICQKYKSKDSRIVLLNQQNSGQALARNNALDIAKGDYIAFIDSDDWVSLDYIQALYNHVFSYSADIAISATVGCNKQIKAAEIIPSNINIFDNNDAIIKAFLSKQLSSMACGSLIKRKLLDKQRFRNFIAYEDLDFFYKIYSQAQIIVKDNNVRYFYYQRDDGIMGANRLNFSLQHLQALKSVTTYYERFFIEKYPQHGSLIYMNILRHLVDNFSEAAVRKNVLAKDVLLLYKTLYLNCISRGFKLSLPYKLFFYFPNLVAKCYLKAKKIKLSLKEKRITKS, from the coding sequence ATGTACAATCTTAATTATAAGCAGCTAATATCTATAATCATACCAATATACAATACTCAACAATATCTTAGTAGATGTTTAGAATCTGTTATTAATCAAACATATAAAAATTTAGAAATTATACTTATAAATGATGGGTCAACTGATAATAGTCTATCAATTTGTCAAAAATATAAATCTAAAGATAGTCGGATCGTTTTGCTAAATCAGCAAAACTCTGGGCAGGCATTAGCTAGAAATAATGCTTTAGATATAGCAAAAGGTGATTATATAGCATTTATAGATAGTGATGATTGGGTTAGTTTAGACTATATTCAAGCATTATATAATCATGTTTTTAGCTATTCAGCAGATATCGCTATATCAGCAACGGTTGGCTGTAATAAGCAAATAAAAGCTGCTGAAATTATTCCTAGTAATATAAACATCTTTGATAACAATGACGCTATAATTAAGGCTTTTCTATCAAAACAGTTATCATCAATGGCATGCGGAAGTTTAATTAAGCGTAAACTTCTAGACAAACAACGATTTAGAAATTTTATAGCATATGAAGATTTAGATTTTTTTTACAAAATTTACTCTCAGGCTCAAATCATAGTCAAAGACAATAATGTGCGTTATTTTTATTATCAGCGTGATGATGGTATTATGGGGGCTAATAGACTGAATTTCTCTTTACAGCATTTGCAAGCATTGAAGAGTGTTACAACATATTATGAAAGATTTTTTATTGAAAAATATCCTCAGCATGGTAGTCTAATTTATATGAATATTTTAAGACATCTTGTAGATAATTTTTCAGAAGCAGCGGTGCGAAAAAATGTTTTAGCTAAAGATGTTTTATTACTTTATAAAACTTTATACCTAAATTGTATAAGTAGGGGATTTAAGCTTAGCTTACCATATAAGTTATTTTTCTACTTTCCTAATCTGGTTGCAAAATGTTATTTGAAAGCGAAAAAGATTAAACTCTCACTCAAAGAAAAAAGAATTACTAAAAGTTAA
- a CDS encoding glycosyltransferase family 4 protein, producing the protein MSKLLIDTRWQGKHGIGRYACEIIKYLPQNFITTSKHIKPFSLKDLFYLSFLIRKKDVLGYYTFAANVPLPIFLRANKPIIITIHDLIPIISKYESNFIKKLYFEKILKPLIKRENVKIMTVSNFSKNQILEWSGIDSSKVIVAYNGISTAFDYKPTTVKQKFFLYIGNRRPHKNIEIIFKAFKNFKYYDEYNLVFSGEMDHQLLNYAQKYNVCLSKIQTIGLDANDELLAKYYQSATATILPSFEEGFGLPLVESMACGTPVLASKIEVLQEIAAQAGLYFDPYSADELYSNIQKLIDDKELYNQKVELSLVRAKQFNWDQTANIVQDELKKLNLL; encoded by the coding sequence ATGTCAAAATTATTAATAGATACGCGCTGGCAAGGCAAACATGGAATAGGTAGATATGCTTGTGAAATAATTAAATATTTACCACAGAATTTTATTACTACTTCCAAGCATATAAAACCATTTTCCCTAAAAGATTTGTTTTATCTAAGTTTTTTGATTAGAAAAAAAGATGTTCTGGGATATTATACTTTTGCTGCGAATGTTCCATTGCCTATATTTTTAAGAGCAAATAAACCAATAATTATAACTATCCATGATCTTATACCTATTATATCTAAATATGAGAGTAACTTTATAAAGAAACTCTATTTTGAAAAAATACTAAAGCCGCTTATTAAAAGAGAAAATGTCAAAATTATGACAGTTTCAAACTTTTCAAAAAATCAAATATTAGAATGGTCAGGGATTGATAGCAGTAAAGTTATAGTAGCTTATAATGGCATATCAACAGCTTTTGATTATAAGCCAACTACAGTTAAGCAAAAATTTTTCTTATATATAGGTAATAGGCGCCCACATAAAAATATTGAGATAATATTTAAAGCATTTAAAAACTTTAAGTATTACGATGAGTATAACTTAGTATTCTCAGGAGAGATGGATCATCAACTGCTAAACTATGCTCAGAAATATAATGTTTGCCTCTCAAAGATACAAACTATAGGATTAGATGCTAATGATGAGCTTTTAGCTAAATATTATCAATCAGCAACAGCAACGATACTACCTTCTTTTGAAGAGGGGTTTGGTTTACCTTTAGTTGAGTCTATGGCTTGTGGTACTCCTGTGCTAGCTTCTAAAATAGAAGTTTTACAGGAAATAGCAGCACAAGCGGGGTTGTATTTTGATCCTTATTCTGCTGATGAGTTATATAGTAATATTCAAAAACTGATTGATGACAAAGAGTTATATAACCAAAAGGTAGAGCTAAGTTTAGTAAGAGCAAAACAGTTTAACTGGGATCAAACAGCAAATATTGTCCAAGATGAGCTTAAAAAGCTTAATTTATTATAG
- a CDS encoding pyrimidine 5'-nucleotidase, whose protein sequence is MKTYIFDLDNTLYSYKNGLFDSQMARMSEYIKLKLNISDIEKANAIRDELYYEFGSTMLGMMRYHNIEPKEFLDYIDNIEISHFEPNQKLNKYINDLRKNNRTYIFTNASDFHASRVLKQLGLDNSFDGVLTIEDTGLVSKPKTKYFEIGRDKFDIDFTSAIFFEDSSHNLVPAKHLGMQTVLVHADDHKSEANFYDNQEIDYYVADVESFFEGKYLARR, encoded by the coding sequence ATGAAAACCTATATTTTTGATCTTGATAACACACTTTATTCTTACAAAAATGGTTTATTTGATAGCCAAATGGCGAGAATGAGTGAGTATATTAAACTAAAACTAAATATCTCAGATATCGAAAAAGCAAACGCAATACGTGATGAGCTATACTATGAGTTTGGTTCAACTATGCTTGGGATGATGCGTTATCATAATATCGAGCCAAAAGAGTTTCTTGATTATATTGATAATATTGAGATTAGTCATTTTGAGCCTAATCAAAAGTTAAACAAATATATTAATGATTTAAGAAAAAATAATCGTACTTATATTTTTACTAATGCCTCTGATTTTCATGCTAGTAGAGTACTTAAGCAACTTGGTCTAGATAATAGTTTTGATGGAGTTCTAACTATTGAAGATACTGGTTTAGTCTCTAAGCCAAAGACTAAGTACTTTGAGATAGGCAGAGATAAGTTTGATATTGATTTTACTAGTGCAATTTTCTTTGAAGATTCATCACATAATTTAGTTCCAGCTAAGCATTTAGGTATGCAGACAGTATTAGTCCATGCAGATGATCATAAGTCAGAGGCTAATTTTTATGATAATCAAGAGATTGATTATTATGTAGCAGATGTTGAGTCATTTTTTGAGGGTAAGTATTTGGCTAGGAGATAA